Proteins found in one Camelus bactrianus isolate YW-2024 breed Bactrian camel chromosome X, ASM4877302v1, whole genome shotgun sequence genomic segment:
- the LOC141576348 gene encoding histone H2B type F-M-like encodes MAEPRSAHTSEEIVDTGEPKEAECKSPEQKTPKQKTPVRRQRRRRRPADDFASFATYFRRVLKRVHTGLSLSQEAVSVMDSIVKDIFERIASEAARLARSKKRVTITYEDIQTSVCLLLPGKIGKFAVSKGTNALIKYILCE; translated from the coding sequence ATGGCTGAGCCGCGGTCCGCCCACACTTCGGAGGAGATCGTGGACACCGGGGAGCCCAAAGAAGCCGAGTGCAAGAGCCCAGAGCAGAAGACGCCGAAGCAGAAGACACCCGTGCGCCGccaacgccgccgccgccgcccagcaGACGACTTCGCCAGTTTCGCCACTTACTTCCGCAGGGTGCTGAAGCGGGTGCACACAGGCCTGAGCCTCTCGCAGGAGGCCGTGAGCGTCATGGATTCGATCGTTAAGGACATCTTCGAGCGCATCGCCAGCGAGGCCGCGCGCCTGGCCCGCTCCAAAAAGCGCGTCACCATCACCTACGAAGACATCCAGACCTCGGTGTGCCTGCTGCTGCCTGGGAAGATCGGCAAGTTTGCCGTGTCCAAGGGCACTAACGCTCTCATCAAGTACATCTTGTGCGAATGA